GCACTCCGAAGTGTAGAGGGAGACAATGTCATGAAACTGAACATTCTGAATGGAAACCGTGCCGGCCTCGACGTGGACGCCGTGAGCGAGCGCGTCTGTGTAGGTTCCGGCCCCGAGAACGACCTTCTGCTGACCGATGTCGGCATCTCGCGGGAGCACGCCGAGCTCCGCCGGAACGGGAGCGCGTGGTACGTCATCGATCTGGGTAGTATGAACGGCACATACGTCAACGGAGAGCAGGTGATGCGCCGCCGCAGGGTCTCAAGCGGCGACATCCTGGCGTTCGGACGCACCGAGGTCGCGCTGGAAGAGAACGGCGGCGGCGAGACGCAGATGTTGCGCAGGCCGG
The Candidatus Eisenbacteria bacterium genome window above contains:
- a CDS encoding FHA domain-containing protein codes for the protein MKLNILNGNRAGLDVDAVSERVCVGSGPENDLLLTDVGISREHAELRRNGSAWYVIDLGSMNGTYVNGEQVMRRRRVSSGDILAFGRTEVALEENGGGETQMLRRPDAAQQRPESTETQAVGVEAAPAVSSGTPASDESDPYWVAP